AGTCTTTCCTCCGGCACCTCCGGAACATCCGTAGCCAACAATTGCACTTTTTCCCAGCGACGCCGAAACGTTTCATAAGAAATATAAAGACATTCTAAAGGGTCTATTCCCAAAAATTGGGCAAGATGCAAAGACACTAAATACAAATCTCCTACCTCCTTCTTCACCCGCTCTATATCCCGCCGAGAAATCTCTTTTTCTATCTCCTTTACCTCCTCACGAATCTTCTCTAATATCCCTCCTACCTCAAGCCACTCAAATCCAAACTTACTTGCCTGGCTCTGTATATTCAATGCATTACACAAAAGAGAAACACACTCCTCACTATTTTCAAATTTTTTATATGAAGTCATCTAAAAGTACCTTTCTTCCCGATTCTAAAATCGTTACTCTGTCTTTTGCTTTACCCATCATTGAAAGTTCCCCAAAACCCAAAACGTTCAATTAAAAATCAACATATTTAATACCTCAAATATACCATGTCAAATTCCAAAATTCAAGACTCCCTTTTTTTTAACCATAAATATTTGCTTAACAATAACTTACGAAATCCACTCCCAAACAACTCAAAAAAGAGACTATATTGCAAAATACAGATAATTATCGATATATATAATAAATAACAAATATATAACATTACAAACAAATAAGTATAATTAAATAAATATGTCGCTTTGTATCTGTTAACGACTGTTTATGTTATATACACCTAACACATAACCTGTAACTATAAATACATATGTGTATACATATAGAAAAAAATTTTGTGCCACGAACAATATGAATAAGACAGAGATATAATACTGAAAACATATAGCTACATGTAATCACTGATATCTTACATTTACTTCCAATCTACAAATTTACTGTTTTTTTGTCTTATTCTTGTAAAGCAGAAGCATGACATATTGATGAAAATCCATAACGTTCCCTTATCTTATCAATACTCCTTAATCGTCTTTTTTCCTTTATCTCATCAGAAGAATAAAAAAGTTCCAATTGTTCATTTATAGGTCGTAATTCAGATAACATGACTCCGACCAATCGCACCCTGTATTTCCGCGTCTGTGCCTTAGTTAATAATACAAATAATGCAGATAGAAACTTTGCATCGGAAAAGGTAGGTTCAAAGAAGGAATAAGAAAACGTTGGTGTAATAAAATCGGCATAACGCACTTTCAAAGTCAACCTTCGTGCTTCCATGCCTTTTTGCCTCAGCTCGTAGGTGCATGCTTCTAACAATCGCACAACACGGGGCGTTATCTCTCTCCAGTAAATCAAATCATTTTCAAACGTAATCTCTCTTGAAATAACCCTCGGCATGTCAAAACGAGGAGACCATTCCACATCCCTCCCACGTGCCCATTGAAATAAATGATATGCATAAGGCTTTCCAAAAATCTGTTCTAACTGTACCAAAGAAAATTTTTGAAGCTGACCTACGGTATAAACTCCCAAGGAATGAAATATTTTCTCCGCATTAGAACCTATCCCTGGAATACTTCTTATAGGCAACGGAGAAAGAAATTCCAACTCCTTTCCCGATGTCACAGAACAATATCCATT
This is a stretch of genomic DNA from Candidatus Hydrogenedens sp.. It encodes these proteins:
- a CDS encoding MazG nucleotide pyrophosphohydrolase domain-containing protein — encoded protein: MTSYKKFENSEECVSLLCNALNIQSQASKFGFEWLEVGGILEKIREEVKEIEKEISRRDIERVKKEVGDLYLVSLHLAQFLGIDPLECLYISYETFRRRWEKVQLLATDVPEVPEERLEYLERLWSQVKQEETDFF
- the dinB gene encoding DNA polymerase IV → MGTRILHVDMDSFFVSVELVEHPEYQGKPVAVVTKVDSPRGVVSSASYEARYYGVTAGMSIGEVRRRCPNIILIAGVYEKYVYVSEKVVSLLHQFSPSVEVASIDESFLDITGCVGLFGSEERLALGLKKEIHEKLGLPCTVGIASTYIVSKIAVKQKKPNGYCSVTSGKELEFLSPLPIRSIPGIGSNAEKIFHSLGVYTVGQLQKFSLVQLEQIFGKPYAYHLFQWARGRDVEWSPRFDMPRVISREITFENDLIYWREITPRVVRLLEACTYELRQKGMEARRLTLKVRYADFITPTFSYSFFEPTFSDAKFLSALFVLLTKAQTRKYRVRLVGVMLSELRPINEQLELFYSSDEIKEKRRLRSIDKIRERYGFSSICHASALQE